A region of Deltaproteobacteria bacterium DNA encodes the following proteins:
- a CDS encoding hydrolase TatD translates to MPLPAASTTAAIFCPASDKTFPPRSCPGLVGSRPPPAKWMPHVSVLHMFVDLHLHADGIPDQDLATLAYFGVKAAVTCARDAGAGSAADLRRHWDELVRVQTARLRQAGIRPMVALALHPSRIPWHGVDDLLQRLPHYFDDPRVVALGELGLQDGGEREEEILSRQLELAARLRKPVIVHTPDRKKAARTRRLLALLKESAVEPERVLVDHVNAETFALARGIGCWAGLTLQPGLFEAEAAAALISKHGADGIVLTSDIGEGPTDLLALPKAAEALKAAGLSDELRRRVFFEGPLAFLQA, encoded by the coding sequence ATGCCCTTGCCCGCGGCGAGCACGACGGCGGCGATCTTCTGTCCGGCTTCCGACAAGACCTTCCCCCCGCGCAGTTGTCCCGGTTTGGTAGGCAGTCGGCCGCCTCCTGCCAAGTGGATGCCACATGTTAGCGTCCTCCACATGTTCGTCGATCTGCACCTGCACGCCGACGGGATTCCCGACCAGGATCTGGCGACGCTGGCGTATTTCGGCGTGAAAGCTGCGGTGACGTGCGCCCGGGACGCAGGGGCGGGCAGCGCTGCCGATCTGCGGCGGCACTGGGACGAGCTGGTCCGCGTGCAGACCGCGCGCCTCCGGCAGGCCGGCATCCGGCCCATGGTGGCGCTGGCGCTGCATCCTTCGCGGATCCCCTGGCACGGCGTCGACGACCTGCTGCAGCGGCTGCCGCACTATTTCGACGATCCGCGGGTAGTCGCCCTTGGAGAGCTCGGCCTGCAGGACGGCGGCGAGCGCGAGGAAGAGATCCTCTCGCGCCAGCTCGAGCTTGCCGCCCGACTGCGCAAGCCGGTGATCGTGCACACTCCCGACCGGAAGAAGGCGGCGCGAACGCGGCGGCTGCTCGCGCTGCTGAAGGAATCGGCGGTGGAGCCTGAGCGCGTGCTCGTCGATCACGTGAACGCTGAAACCTTCGCGCTCGCCCGGGGCATCGGATGCTGGGCCGGCCTCACCCTGCAGCCTGGCCTCTTCGAGGCGGAAGCCGCCGCGGCGCTGATCTCGAAGCACGGCGCCGACGGCATCGTCCTCACGAGCGACATCGGCGAAGGCCCGACCGATCTGCTCGCGCTGCCCAAGGCCGCCGAGGCGCTGAAGGCCGCCGGTCTGAGTGACGAGCTGCGGCGGCGCGTCTTTTTCGAAGGACCGCTCGCGTTCCTTCAGGCGTGA
- the glmU gene encoding UDP-N-acetylglucosamine diphosphorylase/glucosamine-1-phosphate N-acetyltransferase gives MWRTLTCGIHLAGGGRLPTKPGQLRGGKVLSEAGQKIAAVVLAAGKGMRMKSEKAKVLHEASGRPIAFFPIRAALALDASPVVVVIGHQADVVQDVLGRQFAGAPVRFAVQAQQLGTAHAVLCAEEALRGFEGSVLILAADVPLIRVETLQKLIAARQGADVALITCKATDPTGYGRVVRRRDGTVAKVVEEKDASVEERKISEINASIYLADARFLLGALRGVGRNNAQGEYYLTDIVARGRAVAVVAEESEVSGVNDRAQLARSAAQLRERRNAQLMKDGVTFLDPDVTYVDEGVEVGADTVLEPMASLRGKTRIGRGVRIGQGCVIVDSEIADGAEILPYSHLTECRVGARATVGPFARLRPGAQLAEQTHVGNFVELKNTVLGRGSKASHLTYLGDAVIGEGCNIGAGTITCNYDGVNKHVTTIEDGAFIGSDTQLVAPVTVRKGAYVGTGTTVREEVPAGALAVSAGKQRNIEGWVERKAPKKASKKA, from the coding sequence ATGTGGAGGACGCTAACATGTGGCATCCACTTGGCAGGAGGCGGCCGACTGCCTACCAAACCGGGACAACTGCGCGGGGGGAAGGTCTTGTCGGAAGCCGGACAGAAGATCGCCGCCGTCGTGCTCGCCGCGGGCAAGGGCATGCGGATGAAGTCGGAGAAGGCGAAAGTGCTTCACGAGGCCTCGGGACGGCCCATCGCGTTCTTTCCCATCCGGGCGGCCCTGGCCCTCGACGCGTCGCCCGTGGTGGTCGTGATCGGGCACCAGGCAGACGTCGTGCAGGATGTGCTCGGACGTCAGTTCGCCGGCGCGCCCGTCCGCTTCGCGGTTCAGGCGCAGCAGCTCGGCACGGCGCATGCCGTGCTCTGCGCGGAGGAAGCGCTTCGCGGGTTCGAGGGAAGCGTCCTCATCCTCGCGGCCGACGTTCCGCTGATCCGCGTCGAGACGTTGCAGAAGCTGATCGCGGCGCGGCAAGGCGCGGACGTCGCGCTGATCACCTGCAAGGCCACCGATCCGACCGGGTACGGCCGCGTCGTGCGCCGCCGCGACGGCACGGTGGCGAAGGTCGTCGAAGAGAAGGATGCCTCGGTGGAGGAACGCAAGATCTCCGAGATCAACGCCAGCATCTACCTCGCGGACGCGAGATTCCTCCTCGGTGCGCTGCGGGGGGTGGGACGCAACAACGCCCAAGGCGAGTACTATCTGACCGACATCGTCGCCAGGGGCCGCGCGGTTGCGGTCGTGGCGGAGGAGAGCGAAGTGTCCGGCGTCAACGATCGCGCGCAGCTTGCCAGGAGCGCCGCGCAGCTTCGCGAGCGGCGCAATGCGCAGCTGATGAAGGACGGCGTCACCTTCCTCGACCCGGACGTCACGTACGTGGACGAGGGCGTGGAGGTGGGCGCCGACACGGTCCTCGAGCCGATGGCGTCGCTCCGGGGCAAGACACGGATCGGCCGCGGCGTCCGCATCGGCCAGGGCTGTGTGATCGTGGACAGCGAGATCGCCGATGGCGCCGAGATCCTGCCGTACTCTCATTTGACGGAGTGCCGGGTCGGGGCACGTGCCACGGTCGGGCCGTTTGCGCGCTTGCGGCCGGGTGCACAGCTTGCCGAGCAGACGCACGTCGGCAACTTCGTGGAGCTGAAGAATACGGTGCTCGGAAGGGGGAGCAAGGCAAGCCATCTGACGTATCTTGGCGACGCCGTGATCGGCGAAGGCTGCAACATCGGGGCGGGCACCATCACCTGCAACTACGACGGGGTGAACAAGCACGTCACCACCATCGAGGACGGCGCTTTCATCGGCAGCGACACGCAGCTGGTGGCTCCGGTGACCGTGCGCAAGGGCGCCTACGTGGGAACGGGCACTACGGTTCGGGAAGAGGTTCCGGCGGGTGCGCTCGCAGTGAGCGCGGGCAAGCAGCGGAACATCGAGGGGTGGGTCGAACGGAAAGCGCCGAAGAAGGCGTCGAAGAAAGCCTAG
- the glmS gene encoding glutamine--fructose-6-phosphate transaminase (isomerizing) — MCGIVGYVGDEQCAGLLVEGLRKLEYRGYDSAGVAVLGDNGLSVVRAKGKLSNLEKRLGESMPKGATGIGHTRWATHGKPSDENAHPHKYGGVAVVHNGIIENHLELKEALTRAGHKFSSETDTEIFAHLIQVEIEKGLQLPEAVRAALGNVRGTYALAVVSEKFPEMLVVSKNASPLVVGLGQHCNFVASDVPAILAHTRDVIYLEEGDFAVITKQGVELTDKAGHKLSRGVKRIEWTPTMAEKNGHKHFMHKEIHEQARALTDTIRGRASVEEGDVYLDGCHLDAKMVQRFSKVQIVACGTSWHASLTGKLMIETLARMPVEVDLASEFRYREPLVDGNTLCIAVSQSGETADTLGSFREAKARGARALAICNVVGSAIAREADDVLYTHAGPEIGVASTKAFTTQLAAFFLLAVRLGRLRGTLSAAEAQRHLQALNEVPMLVERVLKYEDIIKQAAYRFSQARDLLFLGRGPQYPVALEGALKLKEISYIHAEGYAAGEMKHGPIALIDENMPVMVLAPRDSESEPGVNYEKILGNIQEVRARGGRVIAIHSEGDARVPSLAEASIPLPQTNPLLMPMVSVIPTQLFSYHVADHRGTDVDQPRNLAKSVTVE; from the coding sequence ATGTGCGGCATCGTGGGATACGTCGGGGATGAGCAGTGCGCAGGCCTGCTGGTCGAGGGGCTGCGGAAGCTGGAGTACCGCGGATACGATTCGGCCGGCGTCGCCGTCCTTGGCGACAACGGCCTGTCGGTGGTGCGGGCCAAGGGCAAGCTGTCGAATCTGGAGAAGCGCCTCGGCGAGTCGATGCCGAAGGGCGCCACCGGCATCGGCCACACCCGCTGGGCCACGCACGGCAAGCCGTCCGACGAGAACGCGCACCCGCACAAGTACGGCGGCGTGGCGGTGGTCCACAACGGGATCATCGAAAATCATCTCGAGCTGAAGGAGGCGCTGACGCGGGCGGGGCACAAGTTCAGCTCCGAGACCGACACCGAGATCTTCGCCCACCTGATCCAGGTGGAGATCGAGAAGGGATTGCAGCTTCCCGAGGCGGTGCGCGCAGCGCTCGGCAACGTGAGAGGAACCTACGCGCTGGCCGTCGTCTCCGAGAAGTTTCCCGAGATGCTGGTCGTCTCCAAGAACGCGAGCCCGCTGGTGGTGGGTCTCGGCCAGCATTGCAACTTCGTCGCTTCCGACGTCCCCGCCATCCTCGCGCACACCCGCGACGTCATCTACCTGGAGGAGGGCGACTTCGCGGTGATCACCAAGCAGGGCGTGGAGCTCACCGACAAGGCCGGCCACAAGCTCTCCCGCGGCGTGAAGCGCATCGAGTGGACTCCGACCATGGCCGAGAAGAACGGCCACAAGCACTTCATGCACAAGGAGATCCACGAGCAGGCGCGCGCGCTCACTGACACCATCCGCGGCCGCGCCAGCGTCGAGGAGGGCGACGTCTACCTCGACGGCTGCCACCTGGACGCGAAGATGGTCCAGAGGTTCTCCAAGGTCCAGATCGTCGCCTGCGGAACGAGCTGGCACGCCTCGCTCACCGGCAAGCTGATGATCGAGACGCTGGCCCGGATGCCCGTCGAGGTGGACCTGGCGAGCGAGTTCCGCTACCGCGAGCCGCTGGTCGATGGAAACACGCTCTGCATCGCGGTCTCGCAATCGGGGGAGACGGCGGACACGCTGGGCAGCTTCCGCGAGGCGAAGGCGCGCGGGGCGCGGGCGCTGGCCATCTGCAACGTGGTAGGCAGCGCCATCGCCCGCGAGGCGGACGACGTGCTCTACACGCACGCCGGTCCCGAGATTGGCGTCGCCTCGACCAAGGCGTTCACCACGCAGCTCGCGGCGTTCTTCCTGCTGGCGGTGCGGCTCGGCCGCCTGCGCGGCACGCTCTCGGCGGCCGAAGCGCAGCGTCATCTGCAGGCGCTGAACGAGGTCCCGATGCTGGTCGAGCGGGTGCTCAAGTACGAGGACATCATCAAGCAGGCGGCGTACCGGTTCAGCCAGGCGCGCGATCTGCTCTTCCTCGGGCGGGGGCCGCAGTACCCGGTGGCGCTGGAGGGCGCGCTCAAGCTGAAGGAGATCTCGTACATCCACGCCGAGGGCTACGCCGCCGGCGAGATGAAGCACGGGCCCATCGCGCTGATCGACGAGAACATGCCGGTGATGGTGCTCGCGCCGCGCGACTCGGAGAGCGAGCCGGGCGTCAACTACGAGAAGATCCTCGGCAACATCCAGGAAGTGCGGGCGCGCGGCGGGCGGGTCATCGCCATCCACTCGGAGGGCGATGCGCGGGTGCCCTCTCTCGCGGAGGCATCGATTCCGCTGCCGCAGACCAACCCGCTGCTCATGCCGATGGTGTCGGTGATCCCGACGCAGCTCTTCAGCTACCACGTCGCCGATCACCGCGGCACCGACGTCGACCAGCCCCGCAACCTCGCCAAGTCGGTCACGGTCGAGTAG
- a CDS encoding UDP-glucose/GDP-mannose dehydrogenase family protein, with product MRIVVVGTGYVGLVAGVCFADSGHAVVCVDVDAAKIDALKKGESPIYEPGLDELLHKNIAAERISFSTALADAMRGSDVVFIAVGTPQRDDGDADLRAAMSVAQQVADCAERYTVVVNKSTVPVGTAARMQAEIAARAKVEIDVVSNPEFLKEGAAIDDFQRPDRIVIGSPSERAKAIMAELYAPFVRTESPIYFMDPRSAELTKYAANAMLATRISFMNDVAMLCERVGADVDSVRKAMGADERIGQKFLFPGCGYGGSCFPKDVKALIATARNHGLDFTLLSAVDAVNDRQKRLLAQKARAHFGAGKLRGKKLAVWGLAFKPKTDDVRHAPALALIDELLAEGAVVAAHDPVAMDNVRREFGDKVQFVNNPYLAVQGADGLFLVTEWNEFRQPDFARIKAAMRQPVLFDGRNIWNPARLRALGFSYYGVGRSA from the coding sequence ATGCGTATTGTCGTCGTCGGGACCGGCTACGTCGGCCTGGTCGCAGGGGTATGCTTCGCAGACTCGGGGCATGCGGTGGTGTGCGTCGACGTCGACGCCGCGAAGATCGATGCCCTGAAGAAGGGCGAGAGCCCGATCTACGAGCCGGGCCTCGATGAGCTGCTGCACAAGAACATCGCGGCGGAGAGGATCAGCTTCTCCACCGCGCTGGCGGACGCGATGCGCGGCAGCGACGTGGTGTTCATCGCCGTCGGCACCCCGCAGCGCGACGATGGCGACGCCGACTTGCGCGCGGCCATGTCGGTCGCGCAGCAGGTGGCCGACTGCGCCGAGCGCTACACCGTGGTGGTGAACAAGAGCACGGTGCCGGTGGGGACCGCCGCGCGCATGCAGGCGGAGATCGCTGCGCGCGCGAAGGTGGAGATCGACGTCGTCTCCAATCCCGAGTTCCTCAAGGAGGGCGCCGCCATCGACGACTTCCAGCGGCCGGACCGCATCGTCATCGGGTCTCCCAGCGAGCGGGCGAAGGCGATCATGGCCGAGCTGTACGCGCCGTTCGTCCGCACCGAGAGCCCGATCTACTTCATGGACCCGCGCTCCGCGGAGCTGACCAAGTACGCCGCCAATGCCATGCTGGCGACGCGCATCTCGTTCATGAACGACGTGGCCATGCTTTGCGAGCGCGTGGGCGCGGACGTGGACTCGGTGCGCAAGGCGATGGGTGCCGACGAGCGCATCGGTCAGAAGTTCCTCTTCCCGGGATGCGGCTACGGAGGGAGCTGCTTCCCCAAGGACGTGAAGGCGCTGATCGCCACCGCGCGCAACCACGGCCTCGACTTCACGCTGCTCTCGGCTGTGGACGCGGTGAACGACCGGCAGAAGCGGCTCCTCGCGCAGAAGGCGCGGGCGCATTTCGGCGCCGGCAAGTTGCGGGGAAAGAAGCTCGCCGTGTGGGGCCTCGCCTTCAAGCCCAAGACCGACGACGTCCGCCACGCTCCGGCGCTGGCGCTGATCGACGAGCTGCTGGCGGAAGGAGCCGTGGTCGCCGCGCACGACCCGGTGGCGATGGACAACGTCCGCCGCGAGTTCGGCGACAAGGTCCAGTTCGTCAACAACCCTTATCTCGCCGTCCAGGGCGCCGACGGGCTCTTCCTCGTCACCGAATGGAACGAATTCCGCCAGCCAGACTTCGCTCGCATCAAGGCGGCGATGCGCCAGCCGGTCCTCTTCGACGGACGCAACATCTGGAATCCGGCCCGCCTGCGCGCGTTGGGATTCTCGTACTACGGGGTCGGCAGGAGCGCCTGA
- a CDS encoding alpha/beta fold hydrolase, whose product MRFLWVHGFASGPSSSKGRFARDRLHERGVELAIPDFNEPSFFDLTVSRMLTRIDGLAGEDEPAILFGSSLGGFAAATWAAMRPERARALVLLAPAFDLAPRWAARMGPQEVAQWRRRGRYAFDHYARGRKEELSWAFLEDAGRHQGFPLPRCPTLVIQGSRDEVVDPALAREFVRRMEGRARLIELDEGHELTADLPALWKRIERFLAAQALLPTP is encoded by the coding sequence ATGCGCTTCCTCTGGGTGCACGGATTCGCGAGCGGCCCGAGCTCCAGCAAGGGGCGTTTCGCCAGGGATCGCCTGCACGAACGCGGCGTCGAGCTCGCGATCCCGGATTTCAACGAGCCGTCGTTCTTCGACCTCACCGTCTCGCGGATGCTCACGCGGATCGACGGACTCGCAGGCGAGGATGAGCCGGCGATCCTCTTCGGATCCTCCCTCGGCGGATTCGCGGCGGCCACCTGGGCGGCCATGCGTCCCGAGCGCGCCAGAGCGCTCGTGCTGCTCGCCCCTGCGTTCGATCTGGCGCCGCGCTGGGCGGCGCGCATGGGCCCGCAGGAGGTCGCGCAATGGCGGCGCCGCGGACGGTATGCGTTCGATCACTACGCCCGCGGGCGGAAGGAGGAGCTCTCCTGGGCCTTTCTCGAGGATGCCGGCCGACATCAGGGCTTTCCCCTCCCCCGTTGCCCCACGCTCGTCATCCAGGGATCGAGAGACGAGGTGGTCGATCCCGCTCTCGCCCGCGAATTCGTCCGCCGCATGGAAGGGCGCGCCCGGCTCATCGAGCTCGACGAAGGGCACGAGCTGACGGCGGACCTTCCCGCGCTGTGGAAGAGGATCGAGCGGTTCCTCGCCGCTCAGGCGCTCCTGCCGACCCCGTAG
- a CDS encoding NAD-dependent epimerase/dehydratase family protein — MSKVCVTGVAGFIGGHLAETLLREGHDVVGLDDFSSGKRDTAALLAKHPKFTLIEGSVADRETARRAVEGSTWVFHLAAIPSVPLSMAEPERTNAVNVGGTVNVLEAARAAAVSRVVLACSCAAYGDSPEQPKHENLVPRPMSPYAAQKIACELYAQTYTRAYGLPCVALRFFNVYGPRQDPKSEYAAAIPRFTTRLLAGQRPIVFGDGLQTRDFVHVEDVVRANLLAAMSEKAPGEVINVASGRSSSLLDLIATLKQVIGESAARVEIEFQAPRPGDLRESSADISSARALLGFEPRLQLAEGLAGVVAFFRGAMTGSASSNSRQSRSRSA; from the coding sequence ATGTCGAAGGTGTGCGTGACCGGCGTGGCGGGCTTCATCGGCGGGCATCTCGCCGAGACCCTGCTTCGCGAAGGGCACGACGTGGTGGGGCTCGACGATTTCTCCAGCGGCAAGCGGGACACGGCGGCGCTGCTCGCGAAACATCCGAAGTTCACGCTCATCGAAGGCTCCGTCGCCGATCGCGAGACGGCGCGACGGGCCGTGGAGGGGTCCACCTGGGTGTTTCATCTCGCAGCCATTCCCTCGGTGCCCCTGTCCATGGCGGAACCGGAGAGGACCAATGCCGTGAACGTCGGCGGGACCGTCAACGTGCTGGAGGCCGCCCGGGCGGCGGCCGTCAGCCGGGTGGTGCTGGCCTGCTCGTGCGCGGCGTACGGCGACAGTCCCGAGCAACCGAAGCACGAGAACCTGGTCCCCCGCCCGATGAGCCCTTACGCGGCGCAGAAGATCGCCTGCGAGCTGTACGCCCAGACGTATACGCGCGCGTACGGCCTGCCGTGCGTGGCACTGCGGTTCTTCAACGTCTACGGGCCGCGGCAGGACCCGAAGAGCGAGTATGCCGCCGCCATCCCCCGGTTCACCACGCGGCTCCTCGCCGGGCAGCGGCCCATCGTGTTCGGAGACGGGCTGCAGACGCGCGACTTCGTCCATGTCGAAGACGTCGTCCGCGCGAACCTGCTCGCGGCGATGAGCGAGAAGGCGCCGGGCGAGGTGATCAACGTCGCCAGCGGGCGCAGCTCGTCCCTGCTCGATCTGATCGCCACGCTCAAGCAGGTGATCGGCGAGTCCGCGGCGCGGGTGGAGATCGAGTTCCAGGCGCCGCGGCCCGGAGACCTCCGGGAGTCGTCGGCGGACATCTCCAGCGCGCGGGCGCTGCTCGGATTCGAGCCACGCCTGCAGCTCGCGGAGGGCCTCGCCGGCGTCGTGGCGTTCTTTCGAGGCGCCATGACCGGTTCAGCCTCGAGCAATAGCCGGCAAAGCCGCTCTAGATCGGCCTGA
- a CDS encoding RluA family pseudouridine synthase, with the protein MGDSLADDSLIHYEVEPNYAGWTLAAYVAEKLKRPLPPDRLDRLLRGRALVHTEAELLPHTKIWPGLRFSLRKRSPGDSGEPPHVPVIYEDEALLVVDKPAGLAVHPTARYHMTTLTWALEQRHRNARGEKPDPAHRLDRETSGLLACGRSSLHTRRLKAAFAGREVEKAYLAVVQGSPPEDRFDIDLPLVVGGGRVKVKVRVDAAGAPCLTSCEVVRRYEGATLLRCVPRTGRQHQIRAHLHAAGFPLFGDKLYGPSEEIFLRLAESGGSPAPPGMFDELITAEERRQLRLWRQALHASELSLPHPVSGEPMRFESPLPADIAALLESFRPI; encoded by the coding sequence CTGGGAGACAGCCTGGCGGACGATTCGCTCATCCATTACGAGGTCGAGCCCAACTACGCGGGCTGGACGCTCGCCGCGTACGTGGCGGAGAAGCTGAAGCGCCCGCTCCCGCCGGACCGTCTCGATCGCCTGCTCCGAGGCCGCGCCCTGGTTCACACGGAGGCGGAGCTGCTTCCGCACACGAAGATCTGGCCCGGCCTGCGCTTCTCGCTGCGCAAGAGAAGTCCGGGCGATTCGGGCGAGCCGCCGCACGTGCCGGTCATCTACGAAGACGAGGCGCTGCTGGTCGTCGACAAGCCCGCGGGCCTCGCCGTGCACCCCACCGCGCGCTATCACATGACGACGCTGACCTGGGCCCTGGAGCAGCGGCACCGCAATGCCCGCGGAGAAAAGCCGGACCCTGCTCACCGCCTGGACCGGGAAACCAGCGGACTCCTTGCCTGTGGACGCTCGTCCCTCCACACCCGGCGCCTGAAGGCCGCCTTCGCCGGCCGCGAGGTCGAGAAAGCCTACCTGGCGGTGGTGCAGGGTTCGCCGCCAGAGGACCGGTTCGACATCGATCTGCCGCTCGTCGTGGGCGGCGGCAGGGTGAAGGTGAAAGTGCGCGTCGACGCCGCGGGTGCTCCTTGCCTCACCTCGTGCGAGGTGGTTCGACGCTATGAAGGGGCCACCCTGCTCCGCTGCGTTCCTCGCACGGGCCGGCAGCATCAGATCCGTGCGCACTTGCACGCGGCGGGATTCCCGCTCTTCGGAGACAAGCTGTACGGCCCCTCCGAGGAGATCTTCCTCCGGTTGGCGGAGAGCGGCGGCTCGCCCGCGCCGCCGGGCATGTTCGACGAGCTGATCACCGCCGAGGAGCGCCGCCAGCTGCGCCTGTGGCGCCAGGCGCTGCACGCGAGCGAGCTGAGCTTGCCGCACCCGGTGAGCGGGGAGCCGATGCGATTCGAGTCGCCACTGCCCGCGGACATCGCGGCGCTGCTCGAGAGTTTCAGGCCGATCTAG
- a CDS encoding UDP-N-acetylglucosamine 2-epimerase (non-hydrolyzing) encodes MKILHVVGARPNFMKVAPILAQLRRLEGVKQVLVHTGQHYDARMSDVFFRDLGMPDPDVHLGVGSGTHAQQTAKVMMEIEPVLVRERPDVVVVAGDVNSTVAVALVAAKMGVAIAHVEAGLRSRDWTMPEEINRVLTDRLSDLLFTPSRDGDENLRQEGIDPARVHFVGNVMIDSLHAALPRARESRIHQRLELGRGNYALATLHRPANVDEPVALGRLLSALTEVAAQVPVVFPIHPRTRARLPPDLDAPGLRLVEPLGYLDFLALIADARLVMTDSGGIQEETTALGIPCLTLRENTERPVTVEVGTNQLVGTDPARAVAAAREVLAGGGRRGQIPELWDGRAAERVAGVLVGFCERGR; translated from the coding sequence GTGAAGATTCTTCACGTCGTCGGAGCGCGCCCGAACTTCATGAAGGTGGCGCCCATCCTCGCCCAGCTTCGCCGGCTCGAGGGAGTGAAGCAGGTCCTGGTGCACACCGGACAGCACTACGACGCGAGGATGTCGGACGTCTTCTTCCGCGACCTCGGCATGCCGGATCCCGACGTCCACCTCGGCGTGGGGAGCGGCACCCACGCGCAGCAGACGGCGAAGGTGATGATGGAGATCGAGCCGGTCCTCGTCCGCGAGCGCCCCGACGTCGTGGTCGTGGCAGGCGACGTGAACAGCACGGTCGCCGTCGCCCTCGTGGCGGCGAAGATGGGCGTGGCCATCGCGCACGTCGAAGCCGGCTTGCGTTCGCGCGACTGGACGATGCCGGAAGAGATCAATCGCGTCCTCACCGACCGCCTCTCCGATCTGCTGTTCACGCCCTCGCGCGACGGCGACGAGAACCTGCGCCAGGAAGGGATCGATCCGGCGCGCGTGCACTTCGTCGGCAACGTGATGATCGACTCTCTCCACGCCGCTCTGCCGCGCGCGCGGGAAAGCCGCATCCACCAGCGCCTCGAGCTTGGCCGCGGCAACTACGCGCTCGCGACCCTGCATCGGCCGGCGAACGTCGACGAACCGGTCGCGCTCGGGCGCCTGCTTTCGGCGCTGACCGAAGTCGCGGCGCAGGTACCCGTGGTGTTTCCCATCCACCCGCGGACGCGCGCACGCCTCCCGCCGGACCTCGACGCGCCCGGCTTGAGGCTGGTGGAGCCGCTCGGGTACCTCGACTTCCTCGCCCTGATCGCGGACGCGAGGCTGGTGATGACGGACTCGGGCGGAATCCAGGAGGAAACCACGGCGCTCGGCATCCCGTGCCTGACGCTGCGCGAGAACACCGAACGCCCGGTGACGGTGGAAGTGGGGACGAACCAGCTCGTCGGGACCGACCCGGCGAGGGCGGTCGCGGCGGCGCGCGAGGTGCTCGCCGGCGGGGGCCGGCGCGGACAGATTCCCGAGTTGTGGGACGGGCGCGCGGCGGAGCGGGTGGCAGGGGTGCTGGTCGGGTTCTGCGAGAGGGGACGATGA
- a CDS encoding tetratricopeptide repeat protein, translating into MGVLDDIRHAAFELRQTDPQEAIRVLRRAAQQGGEAEVLARGALGEIYLDELGDLDGAEHEFRRVLQLAPGLSAAEIGLGRTRRESGDVKGAETAFLRAIEGLSRDVRGFREGGALPAGAEEVVLTLLETAVELAELRKGAVPLEEEILSWAASQRLFDAEDDRDDWVRFHALWTRLRILTDRPEEAVTALREAERTGELPPDEAKELLRLALKELGAPVVVPLGTKS; encoded by the coding sequence ATGGGAGTTCTGGACGACATCCGACACGCCGCGTTCGAGCTGCGTCAGACCGATCCGCAGGAGGCGATCCGCGTCCTGCGCCGCGCCGCCCAGCAGGGAGGCGAGGCGGAGGTGCTGGCCCGGGGGGCGCTGGGGGAGATCTACCTCGATGAGCTCGGCGATCTGGACGGCGCGGAGCACGAGTTTCGCCGGGTCCTCCAGCTCGCGCCCGGCCTGAGCGCGGCGGAGATCGGTCTGGGGCGCACCCGTCGCGAGTCGGGCGACGTGAAAGGGGCGGAGACGGCGTTCCTGCGCGCCATCGAAGGTCTGTCCCGCGACGTGCGCGGGTTTCGCGAGGGCGGAGCCCTGCCGGCCGGGGCGGAGGAGGTGGTGCTGACCCTGCTGGAAACCGCCGTCGAGCTGGCCGAGCTGCGCAAGGGGGCCGTCCCACTCGAGGAAGAGATCCTTTCCTGGGCGGCGTCGCAACGGCTCTTCGACGCCGAGGACGACCGGGACGATTGGGTCCGCTTCCATGCCCTCTGGACCCGGCTCCGCATCCTCACCGACCGTCCGGAGGAAGCCGTCACCGCGTTGCGCGAAGCGGAGCGCACGGGCGAGCTCCCGCCGGACGAAGCCAAGGAGCTGCTGCGTCTCGCCCTCAAAGAGCTCGGTGCCCCGGTCGTCGTCCCGCTCGGCACGAAGAGCTGA